A region from the Desulfoglaeba alkanexedens ALDC genome encodes:
- a CDS encoding protein-L-isoaspartate(D-aspartate) O-methyltransferase: MSVGKRPAGKEPAVKGLGILSAVFFSLIVISVIHASDDSSTCAKREAMIRAVQSDLDETSRHVGRDRLSPHVLEAMRRVPRHEFVPEDLKPHAYENRPLPIGYGQTISQPYIVALMTELLDLKPDDTVLEIGTGSGYQAAVLAECAREVYSIEIIPELAETAQSRLLRLGYRNVTVKTGDGYFGWEERAPFDAIIVTAAATHIPPPLVHQLKPGGTMVIPVGPPFMVQHLTLVKKTEDGKVSTRQLLPVAFVPLIGGKRTP; this comes from the coding sequence TTGTCGGTAGGCAAACGTCCCGCCGGAAAGGAGCCCGCCGTGAAAGGCTTGGGAATACTGTCAGCTGTATTTTTCTCCTTGATTGTGATTTCGGTGATTCACGCATCCGATGATAGCAGCACCTGCGCCAAGCGTGAAGCCATGATCCGGGCCGTCCAATCGGATCTGGACGAAACCAGCCGGCACGTGGGAAGAGACCGTCTGTCGCCGCATGTCCTTGAAGCCATGCGCCGCGTTCCCCGCCACGAATTCGTCCCCGAGGACCTCAAGCCGCATGCCTACGAAAATCGTCCGCTCCCCATCGGCTACGGGCAGACCATATCCCAGCCCTATATCGTGGCGCTCATGACCGAACTGCTCGACTTGAAGCCCGACGACACCGTCTTGGAAATCGGAACGGGCTCGGGCTACCAAGCGGCGGTTCTCGCCGAATGCGCGCGAGAGGTTTACTCCATAGAAATCATTCCGGAATTGGCCGAAACGGCGCAGTCGAGGCTCCTCCGCCTGGGATACCGAAACGTCACGGTGAAGACCGGAGACGGGTACTTCGGCTGGGAAGAGCGAGCGCCCTTCGACGCCATCATCGTGACGGCCGCCGCAACTCACATTCCACCTCCACTGGTGCACCAGCTGAAACCCGGCGGCACCATGGTGATCCCGGTGGGACCGCCGTTCATGGTGCAGCACTTGACGCTGGTCAAAAAGACCGAAGACGGCAAGGTGAGCACGCGGCAGCTTCTGCCTGTCGCCTTTGTGCCTCTGATCGGCGGAAAGCGTACCCCATGA
- a CDS encoding SAM-dependent methyltransferase produces MTPAPAVFCLSCGALAFEILLVRVLHIIQWHHFAFMIISLALLGYGAGGTVLAIVQNRLLDRFPFAFAASAVGFSLSSLAAIALAQHIRFNPLEMLWDPGQLGRLFKVYLVLSLPFFFAASGVGLALARHRGRIHRIYLADLLGAGTGAAAALGLLTTFSPTDSIRIASTLGFVAAALGLFDPSRRRTLLYLAGLAGCALLWSAAFPHALLAPRVSEYKGLSMALRTPGARILEERHSPLGWVVLVESPKVPFRIAPGLSLACDAPVPAQLGLFIDGDGPIPVLARPDRSESTAYLDCLLTALPYRLVADPRVLVLGLGGGTDAVLAHRLGAASVDAVETNADLLELVRKASADDAGSGASWLQRTHIRLGEPRSTMERTSKTYDLIHLSALGALSGSAAGAHGLSETYGATVEAFETYLERLAPGGFLVVTQTIALPPRATLKLVATVLSAMERTKTPHPRQRLAVLRNWNTALVLVKKGVITESESAAIRSFSEVHSFDLVFLPGIESSEVNRFNVLERPYFHEGVRRLLEKDRDTFLRDYPFDLKPATDDRPYFFHFFKWRAFPEFFALRRRGGLPLIEWAYPVLAATLGQAALSSVVLVVLPLRFLKRPKNRSEGSLKRRAGPYFLCLGLAFLFVEIAVIQKFILLLGRPIYAMTATVAPFLVCAGLGSGFSKAWASRVAGVHRFFEGRAIGVTALLVGMIVLSAALLLPELVQYLMPAPAALRWLAALGIAAPLAFFMGMPFPLGLSLLSRRAETLIPWAWGVNGCASVLSAVLAMVFAIHWGYRAVLVSAAMLYLVAAVLFWNED; encoded by the coding sequence ATGACGCCCGCACCGGCTGTCTTCTGCCTTTCCTGCGGCGCGCTCGCCTTCGAGATTCTTCTCGTGCGGGTGCTTCACATCATTCAGTGGCACCATTTCGCCTTCATGATCATCAGCCTGGCGCTCCTCGGCTATGGGGCCGGCGGCACCGTCCTCGCCATCGTACAGAACCGCCTCCTCGACCGGTTTCCGTTCGCCTTCGCGGCAAGCGCCGTCGGCTTCAGCCTGTCATCCTTGGCCGCCATCGCCCTGGCGCAGCACATCCGGTTCAATCCGCTGGAAATGCTTTGGGACCCCGGCCAGCTCGGCCGGCTCTTCAAAGTTTACCTGGTGCTGTCGCTGCCGTTTTTCTTTGCGGCAAGCGGCGTGGGGCTGGCCTTGGCCCGGCACCGAGGACGAATCCACCGGATCTACCTGGCGGATCTTCTGGGGGCTGGAACCGGGGCGGCGGCGGCCTTGGGGCTGCTTACGACCTTCAGCCCGACCGACAGCATACGGATCGCCTCAACGCTCGGGTTCGTCGCGGCTGCCCTGGGGCTGTTCGACCCGTCACGACGCCGAACCCTTCTGTACTTGGCGGGCCTTGCCGGCTGCGCACTCCTTTGGTCCGCAGCGTTTCCTCATGCGCTTCTCGCGCCGCGCGTTTCTGAATACAAGGGTCTTTCCATGGCGCTTCGAACACCGGGAGCCCGCATTCTTGAAGAGCGCCACAGCCCTCTGGGCTGGGTCGTGCTGGTTGAAAGCCCGAAGGTTCCGTTCCGGATCGCCCCCGGACTGAGCCTAGCCTGCGACGCGCCGGTTCCCGCGCAACTCGGACTTTTCATCGATGGAGACGGTCCGATCCCGGTCCTTGCCAGGCCCGACCGATCGGAATCGACGGCCTACCTGGACTGCCTCCTCACCGCCCTGCCCTACCGGCTGGTTGCCGATCCCCGGGTGCTCGTCCTGGGGCTGGGCGGTGGAACCGATGCCGTTCTCGCCCACCGCCTGGGTGCGGCCTCCGTCGACGCGGTGGAAACAAACGCCGACTTGCTCGAACTGGTTCGAAAAGCCTCCGCCGACGATGCCGGAAGCGGCGCCTCCTGGCTTCAACGGACGCACATCCGCTTGGGGGAACCTCGAAGCACCATGGAACGGACTTCGAAAACCTATGATCTGATCCACCTTTCGGCCCTGGGGGCCCTTTCCGGTTCGGCGGCGGGGGCGCACGGGTTGAGTGAAACGTACGGCGCCACGGTGGAAGCCTTCGAAACCTACCTCGAACGCCTGGCGCCCGGCGGATTCCTCGTCGTCACCCAGACCATCGCCCTTCCCCCCCGAGCCACCCTGAAACTCGTAGCGACCGTTCTTTCCGCCATGGAGCGCACGAAGACGCCCCACCCGCGGCAGCGCCTGGCCGTTCTTCGAAACTGGAACACCGCGCTGGTCCTCGTGAAAAAGGGAGTGATCACTGAAAGCGAGTCGGCGGCGATCCGATCCTTCAGCGAAGTTCATTCCTTTGACCTGGTATTCCTCCCCGGCATAGAATCTTCGGAAGTCAACCGGTTCAACGTCCTGGAAAGGCCCTATTTTCATGAAGGTGTCCGCCGGCTGCTTGAAAAGGACCGAGACACGTTTCTCCGCGACTATCCCTTCGACCTGAAGCCGGCGACGGACGACCGCCCATACTTCTTTCACTTTTTCAAGTGGCGGGCCTTTCCGGAGTTCTTTGCGCTCCGGCGGCGAGGCGGCCTCCCGCTCATCGAATGGGCCTATCCGGTGCTTGCGGCGACACTGGGCCAGGCGGCTCTTTCGAGCGTCGTCCTCGTGGTGCTTCCCCTTCGGTTTTTGAAACGGCCCAAAAACCGAAGCGAAGGATCGTTGAAGCGCCGGGCCGGACCGTATTTCCTCTGCCTTGGCCTCGCCTTCCTTTTTGTGGAAATCGCCGTTATCCAGAAGTTCATCCTCCTTCTAGGCCGGCCCATCTACGCGATGACGGCGACGGTAGCGCCGTTTCTCGTTTGTGCCGGTCTGGGAAGCGGCTTTTCGAAGGCATGGGCATCTCGGGTCGCGGGTGTCCATCGATTCTTCGAAGGACGCGCCATCGGCGTCACCGCCTTACTGGTAGGGATGATCGTCCTTTCGGCCGCGCTCCTCCTTCCCGAACTGGTTCAATACCTGATGCCCGCTCCGGCCGCCTTGCGCTGGCTCGCGGCCCTGGGGATCGCCGCGCCGCTCGCCTTTTTCATGGGCATGCCGTTTCCACTCGGTTTGAGCCTCCTTTCCCGACGGGCCGAAACCCTGATACCCTGGGCTTGGGGCGTGAACGGGTGCGCGTCGGTTCTGAGCGCGGTACTGGCCATGGTTTTCGCCATCCATTGGGGCTACAGGGCGGTTCTCGTATCGGCCGCAATGTTGTATCTTGTGGCGGCCGTTCTGTTCTGGAACGAAGATTGA
- a CDS encoding sigma-54-dependent transcriptional regulator gives MAKVLFVEDDASLRLTQTLYLEQEGFTVTAASGRRGARKSLEQDSFDLVVTDLRLGEASGIDVLRDTRSLQPEAEIIVITGYGSVESAVEAMKEGAYDYLTKPVDPEQLVRVLRKALERRALRLQVDHLQVRCAREAGLDGFVAVSPAMRLVLSAVDDVAATDATVLIEGESGTGKELIAKLIHQRSRRAMGPFLGINCGAMPENLLESELFGHVRGSFTGAHRDKKGLFEAAGGGTLFLDEIGELSPNFQVKLLRTLQEGTIRRVGDIRETFVDVRIIAASNRDLIGLVHEGAFRQDLYFRIKVVPIHLPPLRERREDILPLAEMFVRRLSDRMGRKPPELSPAAKEKLYGHCWPGNVRELENTLERALIFNRGDRLEADDFTLEACPPHPSAGFGTAAEDARDWRVSLEEIERRHILDVLERCGGNRTKAARILGIGTNTLWRKIKRYQEASGYDPTQT, from the coding sequence ATGGCCAAGGTTCTTTTTGTGGAAGACGATGCGTCGCTACGGCTCACGCAGACGCTTTACTTGGAACAGGAAGGGTTCACCGTAACGGCGGCTTCCGGCCGGCGAGGTGCCCGGAAATCCTTGGAACAGGATAGCTTCGACCTGGTGGTGACGGACCTTCGACTGGGCGAAGCAAGCGGCATCGACGTGCTTCGTGACACCCGAAGTCTCCAGCCAGAAGCGGAAATCATCGTCATCACCGGATACGGGTCCGTGGAAAGCGCCGTCGAAGCCATGAAGGAGGGCGCCTACGACTATCTCACCAAGCCCGTCGATCCGGAACAGCTCGTCCGTGTCCTCCGAAAGGCGCTGGAACGGCGGGCGCTTCGCCTGCAAGTCGACCACCTGCAAGTGCGCTGTGCCCGGGAAGCCGGGTTGGATGGTTTCGTCGCGGTGAGCCCGGCCATGCGGTTGGTGCTGTCCGCCGTCGACGATGTGGCGGCCACCGACGCCACCGTGCTCATCGAAGGAGAAAGCGGCACCGGAAAAGAACTCATAGCCAAGCTCATCCACCAGCGGAGCCGCCGGGCCATGGGGCCGTTTCTCGGAATCAACTGCGGCGCCATGCCGGAAAACCTCCTGGAAAGTGAGCTCTTCGGTCATGTGCGCGGTTCCTTCACCGGCGCTCACCGGGACAAGAAAGGCCTCTTTGAAGCCGCCGGCGGCGGAACGCTCTTTCTCGACGAAATCGGGGAACTCTCCCCCAACTTCCAGGTGAAGCTTCTTCGAACGCTGCAGGAAGGCACCATCCGGCGCGTGGGCGACATCCGGGAAACCTTCGTGGACGTCCGGATCATCGCGGCGAGTAACCGGGACCTCATCGGGCTCGTCCATGAAGGGGCCTTTCGCCAGGACCTCTATTTCCGCATCAAGGTGGTTCCCATCCACCTGCCGCCGCTTCGTGAACGAAGAGAAGACATCCTTCCGCTGGCGGAAATGTTCGTCAGGCGCCTGAGCGACCGCATGGGCCGCAAACCGCCGGAACTGTCGCCCGCCGCCAAGGAAAAGCTCTATGGCCATTGCTGGCCCGGCAACGTACGGGAACTGGAAAACACCCTGGAACGGGCCCTGATTTTCAACCGGGGCGATCGACTCGAAGCCGACGACTTCACACTGGAGGCCTGCCCGCCGCACCCCTCCGCCGGTTTTGGAACAGCGGCCGAAGACGCCCGCGATTGGCGGGTGTCCCTCGAAGAAATCGAACGGCGCCACATCCTCGACGTCCTGGAACGCTGCGGTGGGAACCGCACCAAGGCGGCGCGGATCCTCGGCATCGGCACCAATACTTTGTGGCGGAAAATCAAACGCTACCAGGAAGCATCAGGCTATGATCCGACGCAAACGTGA
- a CDS encoding two-component system sensor histidine kinase NtrB, whose protein sequence is MIRRKREPSETPPTVGTERDRLQAILNSMDDGVAIVGRDYRIEFMNLSLRSEMGDGEGRFCFDFFGHDRANCEECQHGMSSFGPVLRREWTCHKTGKIFDVSVAPLHKPDGDVARLHILRDITERKRLESQLQEYSERLEAKVREQAETLSRQERLALLGEIAAGLAHEIRTPLGAILTGIRLLEKGGQPPDNERILFDLLKKETARLDRKVTEFLGYARKRTPQWMLTSVAQLLQDVKTVLQNDPRLLGSVTIQCAVPADLPPWPMDPDQIKEALLNIGQNALQALQGSGTLRLEAKVTDNLLEIFVYDDGPGIPMDILPQIFRPFFSRRSDGTGLGLAICREIVEAHGGRIAATSVPGRSTVFRIALPFRKTEGGSQR, encoded by the coding sequence ATGATCCGACGCAAACGTGAACCCTCTGAAACACCGCCCACCGTCGGAACCGAGCGGGACCGCCTTCAAGCGATCCTCAACAGCATGGACGACGGCGTGGCCATCGTCGGGCGCGACTACCGCATCGAATTCATGAACCTGTCCTTGAGAAGCGAAATGGGTGACGGCGAAGGCCGCTTCTGTTTTGACTTCTTCGGGCATGACCGAGCGAACTGCGAAGAGTGCCAGCACGGGATGAGTTCCTTCGGGCCGGTCCTCCGAAGGGAATGGACCTGCCACAAAACGGGGAAGATCTTCGACGTCTCGGTGGCGCCGCTTCACAAGCCCGACGGCGACGTGGCTCGGCTGCACATCCTTCGCGACATCACCGAAAGAAAACGCCTGGAATCGCAGCTCCAGGAATACTCCGAGCGACTGGAAGCCAAGGTGCGCGAGCAGGCGGAGACCCTATCGCGCCAGGAACGCCTCGCGCTTCTCGGGGAAATCGCAGCGGGGCTGGCGCACGAGATCCGCACCCCGCTCGGCGCCATCCTCACCGGCATCCGTCTCCTGGAAAAAGGCGGCCAGCCGCCCGATAACGAACGGATCCTCTTCGACCTTCTGAAAAAAGAAACCGCCCGTCTGGACCGAAAGGTCACCGAATTTCTTGGTTACGCCCGAAAACGCACGCCGCAGTGGATGCTCACCTCCGTCGCCCAGCTGCTCCAGGACGTCAAGACAGTCCTGCAAAACGATCCAAGATTACTGGGATCCGTTACTATCCAATGCGCCGTGCCGGCGGACCTTCCCCCTTGGCCCATGGACCCGGACCAGATCAAGGAGGCACTGCTGAACATCGGCCAGAACGCCCTCCAAGCCCTTCAAGGCTCCGGGACGCTGCGACTGGAAGCCAAGGTGACCGATAACCTTCTGGAAATTTTCGTCTACGATGACGGGCCGGGCATCCCCATGGACATCCTACCTCAGATCTTCCGGCCCTTTTTCAGCCGCCGTTCCGACGGCACCGGACTGGGACTCGCCATCTGCCGGGAGATTGTCGAGGCCCACGGCGGGCGGATCGCGGCAACCAGCGTTCCGGGGCGCTCCACCGTCTTTCGGATCGCTCTTCCTTTCCGAAAAACCGAAGGAGGTTCTCAACGCTGA
- a CDS encoding glycosyltransferase: MRIAMLSPIAWRTPPRHYGPWEYVVSLLTEGLVARGIDVTLFATGDSQTRGRLQSVCPRGYEEDPELLPKVWECLHISHLFEQGDAFDLIHNHFDYLPLTYSGMTTTPVVTTIHGFSSPKILPVYKKYNGKCFYVAISQADKSPELDYAAVIHHGIDLGRFTFRRDHGSYLLFFGRIHPEKGTAECIEVSRRVGMRLIIAGIIQDQAYFDTKVKPYLDGDRIVYVGSVGPEKRDELLGGAYALLHPIAFDEPFGLSVVESMACGTPVVAFSRGSMPEIIAHGETGFLTTDVDGMVRYLKDVRDLDRHKCRQRVEAHFSVERMVADYIRVYETIINRTRREDHRPWGFYEVLADKPDHKVKRITVYPGQRLSYQRHFRRSEHWYVLSGTAVVTRNGEEIERVSGQSIDLPVGTWHRIRNPGSDNLVFIEVQTGDYFGEDDIERSEDDYGRI, encoded by the coding sequence ATGAGAATCGCCATGTTATCCCCAATCGCCTGGCGCACGCCGCCGAGACACTACGGTCCCTGGGAGTACGTTGTCTCCCTGCTGACCGAAGGCCTGGTGGCGCGCGGGATCGATGTGACCCTGTTTGCCACCGGCGATTCGCAAACCCGGGGCCGGCTGCAGAGCGTCTGCCCCAGGGGTTATGAGGAAGACCCGGAACTACTGCCCAAGGTATGGGAATGTCTGCACATTTCCCATCTATTCGAACAAGGGGACGCCTTCGATCTGATTCACAACCACTTCGACTATCTGCCGCTCACCTATTCCGGTATGACCACGACGCCGGTGGTGACCACCATCCACGGCTTTTCGTCGCCCAAGATCCTGCCGGTGTACAAGAAATACAACGGTAAATGCTTCTATGTGGCCATCAGCCAGGCCGACAAGTCGCCGGAGCTGGACTACGCCGCTGTCATCCATCACGGCATCGACCTTGGCCGGTTCACCTTCAGACGTGATCATGGGTCGTATCTACTCTTTTTCGGCCGCATCCACCCGGAGAAGGGTACTGCCGAGTGCATCGAGGTGTCCCGGCGCGTCGGCATGAGGCTCATCATAGCGGGCATCATCCAGGACCAGGCCTATTTCGACACAAAGGTCAAGCCCTACTTGGATGGCGATCGCATCGTCTATGTGGGCAGCGTCGGGCCGGAAAAACGCGATGAACTGCTGGGCGGCGCCTACGCCCTGCTTCACCCCATCGCCTTCGACGAGCCGTTCGGCCTTTCCGTGGTGGAGTCCATGGCCTGCGGCACCCCGGTAGTGGCCTTTTCCAGGGGGAGCATGCCGGAAATCATCGCTCACGGGGAGACCGGTTTTTTGACCACCGATGTCGATGGGATGGTGCGGTACCTCAAAGATGTCAGGGACCTTGACCGTCATAAATGCCGCCAACGGGTCGAGGCGCACTTCAGCGTGGAGCGCATGGTGGCGGATTATATCCGGGTGTACGAAACCATCATCAACCGGACCCGGCGCGAGGACCACCGGCCCTGGGGCTTTTACGAGGTCTTGGCGGACAAGCCGGATCACAAGGTCAAGCGGATCACCGTCTACCCTGGGCAGCGCCTGAGCTACCAGCGCCATTTCAGGCGTTCCGAACACTGGTACGTGCTCAGCGGCACCGCGGTGGTGACCCGAAACGGAGAAGAGATCGAGCGGGTGTCCGGCCAGAGCATCGATCTGCCGGTGGGGACCTGGCACCGCATCCGCAACCCTGGATCGGACAACCTGGTGTTTATCGAGGTACAGACCGGGGACTATTTCGGCGAGGATGATATCGAAAGATCGGAAGATGATTATGGCAGAATCTAA
- the cooS gene encoding anaerobic carbon-monoxide dehydrogenase catalytic subunit, with the protein MAEEKKAKQYNFRDFSMCEATVQMLEKAAADGAETAFQRAAEMKPCPIGADSACCKHCFMGPCRLNPKDPYAKVGVCGATIDTIAARNFARMVASGCAAHTDHGMSMLDVFREVVNGRIADYKIKDEEKLRTVAESIGIETAGREVKEIALDLYHELERTYTQVEGEIPFVKRVPPKTLETWRKLGIVPRGSMREIMEIMHRTHIGVDQHYENIVKQCSRTALADGWGGSMVATEISDILFGTPKPLVGGVNMGFLKEDHVNVIVHGHEPNLFESMIDSVNDPALVEKAKEAGAAGINLVGMCCSGAEVLSRHGVPHVGNFMSTEVVIATGAVDAMAVDVQCIKQGLSTMARCYGTKFFTTNPRAKIEGAEHIEFHEHTPRSCTDKVVQLAIERYKNRPGRVVIPQRRDMGIHGFSHEYISYMLGGTFRGSYVPLNENIINGRIRGLAGVVGCTNPRVKHDYVHVELVKELIRNNVLVVQTGCSQIALAKAGLMKPDAAVLAGDGLAEVCETVGMPPVLGLGSCVDNSRILIACAEMVRTGGLGESIADLPVAGAAPEWMSEKAISIGHYFVASGLYTVFGVGFPAIKGTKFHKLLFEGLEELGCGKWGFAEDPIEMAHLMISHIDKKREALGIMGERERKLFGMEDRRAMEV; encoded by the coding sequence ATGGCTGAAGAGAAGAAGGCGAAGCAGTACAATTTCCGTGATTTTTCGATGTGTGAAGCGACGGTCCAGATGCTTGAGAAGGCGGCGGCCGACGGTGCGGAGACGGCGTTTCAGCGGGCGGCGGAGATGAAGCCGTGCCCGATCGGTGCGGATTCGGCCTGCTGCAAGCATTGTTTCATGGGTCCGTGCCGTTTGAATCCCAAGGATCCGTATGCGAAGGTGGGGGTGTGCGGGGCGACTATCGACACCATTGCGGCGCGGAACTTTGCGCGGATGGTGGCGTCTGGGTGTGCCGCGCACACGGACCACGGGATGAGCATGCTGGATGTGTTCCGGGAGGTTGTAAACGGAAGGATCGCCGACTACAAGATCAAGGACGAAGAGAAGCTCCGGACGGTGGCGGAGAGCATCGGCATCGAGACGGCGGGCCGGGAGGTGAAGGAGATCGCCTTGGATCTCTATCACGAGCTGGAGCGGACCTACACGCAGGTGGAAGGCGAGATTCCGTTCGTCAAGCGGGTGCCGCCGAAGACGCTTGAGACCTGGCGGAAGCTGGGGATCGTTCCGCGGGGGTCCATGCGCGAGATCATGGAGATCATGCACCGGACCCACATAGGGGTGGACCAGCACTACGAAAACATCGTGAAGCAGTGTTCGCGGACGGCGCTCGCCGACGGCTGGGGCGGTTCGATGGTGGCCACCGAGATTTCGGACATCCTTTTCGGGACGCCGAAGCCGTTGGTAGGGGGCGTGAACATGGGGTTTTTGAAGGAAGACCACGTGAACGTCATCGTGCACGGCCACGAACCGAACCTGTTCGAGTCCATGATCGATTCGGTCAACGACCCGGCGCTCGTCGAGAAGGCAAAGGAAGCGGGAGCCGCCGGGATCAACCTTGTGGGGATGTGCTGCTCGGGGGCGGAGGTATTAAGCCGTCACGGGGTGCCGCATGTGGGGAACTTCATGAGCACGGAAGTCGTCATCGCCACGGGGGCGGTGGACGCCATGGCGGTGGACGTCCAGTGTATCAAGCAGGGGCTTTCGACCATGGCCAGATGCTACGGGACGAAGTTTTTCACCACCAATCCGCGGGCGAAGATCGAAGGGGCGGAACACATCGAGTTCCATGAACACACGCCGCGTTCGTGCACCGACAAGGTGGTGCAGCTGGCCATCGAGCGGTACAAGAACCGGCCAGGGCGGGTGGTGATCCCGCAGCGGCGTGACATGGGGATCCACGGGTTTTCGCACGAATATATCAGCTACATGCTGGGCGGGACCTTCCGCGGTTCGTACGTGCCCCTCAATGAAAACATCATCAACGGCCGGATCCGAGGCCTCGCAGGGGTTGTGGGCTGCACCAACCCGCGGGTGAAGCACGACTACGTGCACGTGGAACTGGTCAAGGAACTGATCCGCAACAACGTGCTGGTGGTGCAGACGGGCTGCTCGCAGATTGCCCTCGCCAAGGCGGGCCTCATGAAACCCGATGCGGCGGTGTTGGCTGGAGACGGCCTGGCGGAAGTGTGCGAAACGGTGGGGATGCCGCCGGTTCTGGGGCTGGGCTCCTGCGTGGACAACAGCCGGATCCTCATCGCCTGCGCCGAGATGGTCCGTACCGGCGGCCTGGGCGAAAGCATTGCGGATCTTCCAGTTGCGGGGGCGGCCCCCGAGTGGATGAGCGAGAAGGCCATCAGCATCGGCCACTATTTCGTGGCCTCGGGGCTGTACACGGTCTTCGGCGTGGGCTTCCCCGCCATAAAAGGGACGAAGTTCCACAAGCTCCTCTTCGAAGGCCTGGAAGAACTGGGCTGCGGCAAATGGGGCTTCGCGGAAGATCCCATCGAAATGGCTCACCTCATGATCTCGCACATCGACAAAAAGCGCGAAGCCCTTGGCATCATGGGCGAACGCGAACGGAAGCTCTTCGGCATGGAAGACCGGCGCGCCATGGAAGTGTAA
- the xth gene encoding exodeoxyribonuclease III, translating to MVWKMATFNVNGIRARLPIVLDWLQKEAPDVLCLQEIKCQEKDFPFKAFEAAGYHAAVRGQKSFNGVALLFRDAPEEIRSETGRDVIDREARFLAALMNGVWVVNTYVPQGRSPDDPAFQFKLGFLKELKSWFENHFDPGDRLIWTGDINVAPEPLDVFDPKRLEGEVGFHPEERAVLADVTAWGLEDVFRKIHPEVRQFTFWDYRLPKSFERNLGWRLDHVFATRVLAEAAVDCGVDVEPRGREKPSDHTPVWAVFDLSG from the coding sequence ATGGTCTGGAAGATGGCGACGTTCAATGTGAACGGCATCCGGGCGCGGCTTCCCATCGTCCTCGATTGGCTCCAGAAGGAAGCCCCAGACGTCTTGTGTCTTCAGGAAATCAAGTGCCAGGAGAAAGATTTTCCTTTCAAGGCTTTCGAAGCCGCCGGCTACCATGCCGCCGTTCGAGGTCAGAAGTCCTTCAACGGCGTCGCGCTCCTTTTCCGTGACGCACCTGAGGAAATCCGATCGGAAACCGGCCGTGACGTGATCGACCGCGAGGCCCGGTTTCTGGCCGCCTTGATGAATGGAGTCTGGGTGGTCAACACCTACGTGCCCCAGGGGCGATCGCCTGACGATCCAGCGTTTCAGTTCAAACTGGGTTTTCTCAAGGAGCTGAAAAGTTGGTTTGAAAACCATTTCGATCCCGGCGATCGGCTCATCTGGACCGGCGACATCAATGTGGCGCCGGAACCCTTGGATGTCTTCGATCCGAAACGACTCGAAGGCGAGGTCGGCTTTCATCCCGAGGAGCGAGCGGTCCTCGCCGATGTGACGGCGTGGGGCCTGGAGGACGTATTTCGGAAAATCCACCCCGAGGTGCGGCAATTTACTTTTTGGGACTACCGACTGCCCAAAAGCTTTGAACGCAATCTAGGGTGGCGCCTCGACCATGTGTTCGCGACGCGAGTGCTCGCGGAAGCCGCCGTCGACTGCGGAGTGGACGTCGAACCGCGGGGAAGAGAAAAGCCGAGTGATCACACCCCGGTCTGGGCGGTGTTCGATCTTTCCGGGTGA
- a CDS encoding thioredoxin family protein, with translation MDVKILGPGCPKCEKTEATVREALKEAGVEADIEKVKNPLDIASYGVFGTPAVVIDGEVKSVGKIPSKDEVLGWINK, from the coding sequence ATGGATGTGAAGATCTTGGGTCCGGGGTGCCCGAAGTGCGAAAAGACCGAAGCTACGGTTCGTGAAGCGCTCAAGGAAGCGGGCGTGGAGGCTGACATCGAGAAAGTCAAGAACCCGCTCGATATCGCCAGCTACGGAGTTTTTGGAACGCCCGCGGTGGTGATCGACGGGGAAGTGAAATCGGTCGGGAAAATCCCGAGCAAAGACGAAGTCCTTGGCTGGATCAACAAGTAA